In a single window of the Cyanobacteria bacterium GSL.Bin1 genome:
- a CDS encoding site-specific DNA-methyltransferase: MATKKKQSQAKQVETLTHKKANRTNIPTAEYESVVPEEQKTPIQVAYERRNRDLDPQLTWRGKDEQDWSDLVVNAPPLYIQEKVHPKVLIDDLIKRSKERTEADQDKQFDLFADFNGLPDSAKATEFYQHDANWTNRLILGDSLQVMASLAEREGLRGKVQCIYLDPPYGISFNSNFQWSTTTRDVRDGKTDHITREPEQVKAFRDTWRDGIHSYLTYLRDRLTVARDLLSESGSVFVQIGDENVHRVRIILDEIFGDENFAALITFRKKMMPLGSDVAEGVSDYILWYSKNRESIKSHPIFSEKISEGEAVWSQMILPGGYRTRLSKNERENHSLLSSKAKVYQPISLLPAQYRPNQDFKFNFEGRNWNPPKKSSWKTDFSGMSRLKLARRIHPSNSSLRYVLFHADYPVGRITNLWADSSGATQQVYVVQTNTEVVKRCILMATDPGDLVLDPTCGSGTTATVAEQWGRRWITIDTSRVALALTRARLMGAKYPYYLLADSPEGQKKEAEISRTTPSNSPTYGNIRQGFVYERVPHITLGAITKNSEIDVIWEKYQPQVTPALENLNNALKGHQTPFQVTTGGRDGKTVDFTANGTVKLPSGEEAPANALLEWEIPREKPEDWPKETQPLLDAFWEARINRQKEIDKSIAANAEQEILYDKPYEDKSKVRVAGPFTVESLSPHRVLTVNENDELVDGNQEESPDNSKGDFASIILEHLKTSGVQQAHKEDKINFTSINGWPGEYICAEGTYLEGESETEKRAGIFIGPEFGTVSRPDLVAAAREAGDAGFDVLISCAFNYDAHSAEFNKLGRIPVLKAHMNAELHMADDLKNTGSGNLFVIFGEPDIEIKPVEDNQIQVQIHGVDVFHPQSGEVRSSGPDGIACWFIDTDYNEESFFVRHAYFLGTGDPYKSLKTTLKSEIDQEGWDSLYSEVSRPFEKPASGRIAVKVINHLGDEVMKVFNVD, translated from the coding sequence ATGGCAACGAAAAAAAAGCAATCCCAAGCCAAACAAGTTGAAACCTTAACCCATAAAAAAGCGAACCGCACTAACATTCCCACCGCAGAGTATGAGTCGGTGGTTCCTGAAGAGCAAAAGACGCCAATCCAAGTCGCTTATGAACGTCGCAATCGCGATTTAGATCCGCAACTCACCTGGCGAGGAAAAGATGAGCAGGATTGGTCGGATTTAGTAGTCAATGCACCGCCCCTCTACATTCAGGAAAAGGTACATCCCAAGGTTTTAATTGATGATTTAATCAAGCGGAGTAAAGAGCGTACAGAAGCTGATCAAGACAAACAATTTGACCTCTTTGCCGACTTCAACGGCCTTCCTGATTCAGCCAAAGCCACAGAATTTTACCAGCATGATGCGAATTGGACAAACCGCCTGATTTTAGGGGACAGCTTGCAGGTAATGGCTTCGCTGGCGGAGAGGGAAGGATTGCGGGGAAAAGTGCAGTGTATTTATCTTGATCCGCCTTATGGGATTAGTTTTAACTCAAATTTTCAGTGGTCAACGACAACACGGGATGTGAGAGATGGGAAGACGGATCATATTACCCGTGAACCAGAACAGGTAAAGGCGTTTCGGGATACGTGGCGCGATGGGATTCATTCTTATTTGACGTATCTCAGGGATCGCTTGACAGTTGCAAGGGATTTATTAAGTGAGAGTGGCTCAGTTTTTGTTCAGATTGGAGATGAAAATGTTCATCGAGTTCGTATTATTCTAGATGAGATTTTTGGAGACGAAAATTTCGCTGCACTTATTACTTTTCGTAAGAAAATGATGCCGTTGGGGTCAGATGTTGCTGAAGGAGTTAGTGATTATATTCTTTGGTATTCAAAAAATAGAGAGTCTATTAAAAGCCATCCAATTTTTTCAGAAAAGATTAGTGAAGGTGAAGCTGTATGGTCACAGATGATTTTACCTGGTGGATATCGTACTCGTCTTTCCAAAAATGAGCGGGAAAATCACTCTTTATTATCAAGCAAAGCTAAAGTATATCAACCTATTTCCTTACTGCCAGCGCAATATAGACCAAATCAAGATTTTAAATTCAACTTTGAAGGACGCAACTGGAATCCACCTAAAAAGAGTAGTTGGAAGACAGACTTTTCAGGGATGTCTCGTCTAAAATTGGCTAGAAGAATACATCCAAGTAACTCCTCATTAAGATATGTTCTTTTCCATGCCGACTATCCAGTTGGTCGAATAACCAATTTATGGGCAGATTCTAGCGGTGCAACACAGCAAGTTTACGTTGTGCAAACGAATACGGAAGTAGTTAAACGCTGTATTTTAATGGCTACAGACCCTGGAGATTTAGTGCTGGATCCAACTTGTGGTTCAGGAACAACCGCTACTGTTGCCGAACAATGGGGTCGTCGGTGGATTACGATTGATACTTCTCGTGTTGCACTCGCTCTTACCCGCGCCCGTCTGATGGGAGCAAAATATCCTTACTACCTATTGGCAGACTCTCCCGAAGGACAAAAAAAAGAAGCAGAAATTAGTCGCACCACTCCTTCTAATAGTCCAACCTATGGGAATATCCGCCAAGGCTTTGTCTATGAACGAGTTCCCCATATCACTCTAGGTGCCATTACTAAAAATAGTGAAATCGACGTAATCTGGGAAAAATATCAACCCCAAGTGACCCCAGCCCTGGAAAATCTTAACAATGCCCTCAAGGGTCATCAAACCCCCTTCCAAGTAACCACTGGCGGTCGAGACGGAAAAACGGTTGATTTTACCGCTAATGGCACGGTTAAACTACCATCAGGAGAAGAAGCCCCTGCTAACGCCTTACTGGAATGGGAAATTCCTCGGGAAAAACCAGAAGATTGGCCCAAGGAAACCCAGCCCTTACTCGATGCTTTCTGGGAAGCGAGGATTAACCGTCAAAAAGAAATCGACAAGTCCATTGCAGCCAACGCCGAACAGGAAATTCTCTACGATAAACCCTATGAGGATAAATCGAAGGTGCGAGTGGCGGGTCCCTTCACCGTAGAAAGCCTTTCTCCCCATCGTGTTCTCACAGTCAATGAGAATGATGAACTGGTGGATGGCAATCAGGAGGAATCCCCCGACAATTCAAAAGGGGACTTTGCCAGTATTATCCTCGAACATTTGAAAACCTCTGGCGTACAACAAGCCCACAAGGAAGACAAAATCAACTTTACCTCCATCAACGGCTGGCCAGGGGAATACATTTGCGCGGAAGGAACTTACCTCGAAGGCGAGAGCGAAACCGAAAAACGAGCGGGAATCTTTATCGGTCCTGAATTTGGTACGGTTTCTCGACCGGATCTCGTTGCAGCAGCAAGAGAAGCTGGGGATGCAGGATTTGATGTTCTGATTAGTTGTGCTTTCAACTATGATGCTCACTCGGCTGAGTTCAATAAATTAGGACGCATCCCAGTGTTAAAAGCCCACATGAATGCGGAACTACACATGGCCGATGACCTGAAAAATACAGGGTCTGGCAACTTGTTCGTCATTTTTGGTGAGCCTGATATCGAAATCAAACCTGTTGAAGACAATCAAATTCAAGTCCAGATTCACGGCGTTGATGTGTTTCATCCCCAATCTGGAGAAGTGCGTTCTAGTGGTCCCGATGGCATTGCTTGCTGGTTTATCGACACTGACTACAACGAAGAAAGTTTCTTTGTGCGCCACGCCTATTTTCTGGGAACAGGCGACCCCTACAAATCACTAAAAACAACGCTCAAATCAGAAATTGACCAAGAAGGCTGGGATAGTCTTTATAGTGAAGTGTCCCGTCCTTTTGAAAAGCCAGCGTCGGGACGCATTGCGGTGAAAGTAATCAATCATTTGGGCGATGAAGTGATGAAAGTGTTTAACGTGGATTAA